The genome window CGCGCGCAGCAGGCGCTCCTTCTCCTCGTCGCTGGTCGTCGGGCTCTCCCCCGTCGTGCCGTTGACGACCAGCCCGTCGTTGCCGACGTGGTCGACGAGGTAGGTGGCCAGCTCCTGCGCCAGCTTCAGGTCGAGTTTCCCGTCCTCGTCGAACGGCGTCACCATGGCGGTCAGTACCCGGCCGAACGGACGGCCCGGAGAGGCAGTGGGGCAGACGGTCATAACCCATGACGCTACCTGGTCAGTCCACCGTCGAGCGCGCCCGGACCGGCCCTGGCCCCCGGTCGGCCGACGATGTGAAAACCCCTCGCGCGGGATCCTCGGAAGCGGTGATTCTTGCGGCCGGGGCGGGCGGCGTTGAAGAGTTTTCCGGTCACAGCGACCGGCGAAGATCCTCCACCGCGAGCACGTCGGCCTCGTTGCCGTCGAAGGTCACACGGACCTGCTTGCGGCCGAAGGCGTGCAGGAGCAGTTCGCCGGTCTCGCCGTTGATGCGCACCGTGCGCGGCCCGCGCCTGGCGGCGATCTCGGTGCCGTCCGGCCTGCGCAGCACGACGCCGACCGGGCTGCGGCCGTAGAAGACCTTCGCGGTGCGCGACAGCGCCTTCCACAGGGCCTCGTCGCGGGCCGGGTCCGACGGTCGCGGCTCCCAGCCGGGCTGCGCCCGCCGCACGTCCTCGTGGTGGACGTAGAACTCCGCGGAGTTCACCGTCTCGTCCACCGCGGACAGCCCCAGCGGGTTCCACTTCGGAGGGCCCTGGCGCACCATGTCGACCAGCTCCGGCCACGGGCGGTCGCCGATCTCGGACTCGATGCGCTCACCGCGGTCGGCAAGCCGCTGAAGCAGCTTGCCCGCGAGCGCGTCGGGCCGCCTCTCCCGCACGACCAGGTGCACCGCGAGATCGCGCGTGGTCCACCCCTCGCACAGCGTCGGCGCGTCCGGACCGACGCGGTCGAACAGTTCGCACAGCTGCTGGCGCTCGTCACTGGCCACACCCATGAGGTCACTCTAGCCGCAGGCGTCCCCGCGATCCGGCTACAGCGTCGCCTTGGTCGTCAGCTTCTTGCCGTCGGCGCTGTGCAGACCGCAGTACACGGTCTGGGAGCCCTGGTCGTCGTTGTCGCTGCTGTCGTCCGCGCGGACGGTGCGCCGCAGGTTCCAGCTCTGCTCGGTGGGCACCAGCGCGACGTAGCGCAGCGCGGTCTCCTTGGCGGGGATGACGATCTGGTTCGAGTTGAAGAACGCCGAGCACAGCCCTTCGCCGAAGCGCCGGAGTTCCTCCTCGCCGGGGTAGTCGACGTCGGTCTCGCCCGAGGAGAACACCGAGCCGCTGTGGAAGATCTCGTGGTCGTGCGGATCGGTGCAGGTCCTGGAGTCGGACTTGCCGAACGACCCGCCCGGAGCGAGAGCACCGTCGGAGCAGCCCCCGCTGGAGGGGAAGTGGAACCGCTGGAGGTCGCCCCCGGTACCGAAGGTCAGCGTCGGCTCCATCGCGACCGGCGTCGAGCCGCCCAGCCCGAACCGCCCGAGCAGCAGGCCCGCCACGAACAGCACCACCGCCGCGACGGCTGCCACCGACGCCCATAGCCCTCGCCTGCCGCGGCGCGCCTGCACGGCGACGGCCGTCGACGCGACGCCTGCGGGCCGGGTCACGGCATCGGACGCCGGCGTGCCGGCCAGCAACGCCCGCACCTGCGGAGCGGTGAATCGCGCCTTCAGGTCGGCGATCAGCAGGCCGGTGATCACCGGCCCGACCACGCCGTGCGGCCGGGTGGCGCGGGGCGTCTCGTTGAGCACCGCGTTCAGCGTGGCGGCCGTGGTCTGGCGCTCGAACGGCATCCAGCCCTCCACCGCGAAGAACAGCGTCGCGCCGAGCGACCACAGGTCGCTCGCCGGCGACGCGTCGGCGCCCTGGATGCGCTCGGGCGCCATGAACGACGGCGACCCCACGATGGCCCCGCTGCTGGTCAGCCGCGGGTCGTCCAGGGTCTGGGCGATGCCGAAGTCGGCGAGCTTCACCCGGCCGTCGGCGACCATGATGTTGCTCGGCTTGACGTCGCGGTGCACGATCCCCGCCGCGTGCGCGTTCTCCAGCGCCGGGAGCACCTGCCGCGCGAGGTCGGCGGCCTGCTCCGGCGGCAGCGGGCCGCGCTGGGCCACCAGCTCGGTCAGCGTGACGGCCCGCACCAGCTCCATCACGATGTAGGTGGTCCCGGCCTCGGCGAGCACGTCGTGCACGGTCACCACGGCGGGGTCGTTGAGCCGGCCCGCCGTGCGGGCCTCGCGCAGCACCCGCTCCTCGTAGACCTGGCGCTCCGCGGGCGGCACGCCGTCGGGCAGGTGCAGCTCCTTGATCGCCACCTCGCGGCCGATCACCTGGTCCCACGCGCGCCAGACGATCCCCATGCCACCGCGCCCGAGCTCCCCGGTCACCTGGTAACGGCCGCCGATCACACGGGCCTGCCGCCCGGTCTCCGGGTGTTGCACCACAGCGCCTTCCTCCACCGCCCGAGCGCGACGAACACGCTGCGCTCACACCTTGAAGCCGGGCCTCATCCAACCAGATGAGACCCGGCTCCTTGGACTGAATCAGCAGGCGTTCGGTTTCCACCCGCGCCGAGAATCTTCGCGGCAGTGCCGCCCGCTGGCGTCAGCCCTCGGTGACGAACGGGCTCGACGCGACCTCGCTGCCGTCCTTCAGGCTGGTGATCTCGAAGTCGCCGAAGACGTTGGGCACCGCCTTGTGCAGCTGGCGCAGGCACTCGATCGCCAGCGCGCGGATCTCGACGTCGGCGTGCTCGCTCGCGCGCATCGCGATGAAGTGCCGCCACGCGCGGTAGTTGCCGGTGACCACGATCCGGGTCTCGGTGGCGTTGGGCAGCACCGACCGGGCCGCCTGCCGGGCCTGCTTGCGGCGCAGCGTGGCCTTCGGCTCGTCGGCGAACTTCTCCTGCAGCGCCTCCAGCAGCTCGCTGTAGGCGTCGACGCTGGCCTGGGTGGCCTTGACGAACTTCTCGTGCAGCTCGGGGTCTTCGGCGATGACGTCCGGCTCGACCATCGCGGCGTCGCGCTCGGGCACGTAGCGCTGCGAGAGCTGGGAGTAGGAGAAGTGGCGGTGGCGGATCAGCTCGTGGGTCAGCGAGCGCGACATCCCGCTCAGGTAGAACGTCACCGTCCCGTGCTCGAGCACGGAGAGGTGGCCGACCTCCAGGATGTGGCGGAGGTAGCCGGCGTTGGTCGCGGTCGCCGGGTTCGGCTTGCGCCACGACTGGTAGCAGGCGCGCCCGGCGAACTCCGCGAGCGCCTGGCCGCCGTCCGCGTCGGTCGACCAGTCCACGTCGGCCGGTGGGAAGAATTCGGTCTTGCCGATGAGCTGGACCTTCGGCGGGACGATCTCGGTCACGGAGAGCGAACCCCTTTCTGCTGTTCAGTCGTGGTCGTCGACCACTGTCGCGACTCCCCAGTCTCTTGCCCGTCGAGCCTAACGGTCGACCCCGACGTGCCCGCCCCGCCGGTCAGCCGACGCGATTGACGTCACCAGGGACGTTGCATGACGTCACGAATGGTGTCACTGTGGCGTCATGGATCTGAGCCCCTACATCAGCCAGCTCCGGGAGGACCTGACCTCCGCGGCGTC of Saccharopolyspora erythraea contains these proteins:
- a CDS encoding serine/threonine-protein kinase — protein: MVQHPETGRQARVIGGRYQVTGELGRGGMGIVWRAWDQVIGREVAIKELHLPDGVPPAERQVYEERVLREARTAGRLNDPAVVTVHDVLAEAGTTYIVMELVRAVTLTELVAQRGPLPPEQAADLARQVLPALENAHAAGIVHRDVKPSNIMVADGRVKLADFGIAQTLDDPRLTSSGAIVGSPSFMAPERIQGADASPASDLWSLGATLFFAVEGWMPFERQTTAATLNAVLNETPRATRPHGVVGPVITGLLIADLKARFTAPQVRALLAGTPASDAVTRPAGVASTAVAVQARRGRRGLWASVAAVAAVVLFVAGLLLGRFGLGGSTPVAMEPTLTFGTGGDLQRFHFPSSGGCSDGALAPGGSFGKSDSRTCTDPHDHEIFHSGSVFSSGETDVDYPGEEELRRFGEGLCSAFFNSNQIVIPAKETALRYVALVPTEQSWNLRRTVRADDSSDNDDQGSQTVYCGLHSADGKKLTTKATL
- a CDS encoding TIGR03085 family metal-binding protein — its product is MGVASDERQQLCELFDRVGPDAPTLCEGWTTRDLAVHLVVRERRPDALAGKLLQRLADRGERIESEIGDRPWPELVDMVRQGPPKWNPLGLSAVDETVNSAEFYVHHEDVRRAQPGWEPRPSDPARDEALWKALSRTAKVFYGRSPVGVVLRRPDGTEIAARRGPRTVRINGETGELLLHAFGRKQVRVTFDGNEADVLAVEDLRRSL
- the thyX gene encoding FAD-dependent thymidylate synthase, which codes for MTEIVPPKVQLIGKTEFFPPADVDWSTDADGGQALAEFAGRACYQSWRKPNPATATNAGYLRHILEVGHLSVLEHGTVTFYLSGMSRSLTHELIRHRHFSYSQLSQRYVPERDAAMVEPDVIAEDPELHEKFVKATQASVDAYSELLEALQEKFADEPKATLRRKQARQAARSVLPNATETRIVVTGNYRAWRHFIAMRASEHADVEIRALAIECLRQLHKAVPNVFGDFEITSLKDGSEVASSPFVTEG